Genomic window (Capsicum annuum cultivar UCD-10X-F1 chromosome 10, UCD10Xv1.1, whole genome shotgun sequence):
AAAACTAAAATTATGTACTCCATATATAATCTCCTTTTGTTAACTAtttacattttaaatattttaataaaaattgaggCTTCGCCGCTAACTACTGCAATATTCATGTGATTTGACCGTGTAAATTATAATACGTATCATTATTGTCTTTCTCAtgacaattttaaaaaattagtttaCCTAAGTTACGTGCACGATCGTATAAGTAACTTCTTATTCTTTCTAAGTTATTCAAAATTATCTACACGTAAATCTCCTTACAAAATGAGATTGTAATCTTAAAAAACAAGGTAAGTTAATTATAACGTATAAACCTGATTTgataagtatattttttttatactaaCCGTGTATATATGTTAATCACAAAAGAATTTGACTTTAGTAAACTACGACTTTTTCTTCATTTAGGGAATGAAAAAAGTAGTATTTAAAGGGGGCATAGCTAgccttatttcatattttcattagACACACACAAACATTATCCTATTATGGCTTTTCCTTTAGTCCTCTCCCTATCTATATTTCTCATCTTTATATGTTACAAACTCTACAACCGGCTCACGGCCAAGCTTCCCCCAGGACCCTGGCCGTGGCCGGTCATTGGGAACCTCTACAGCATAACACCGGTGAGGTTCCATTGTTTTGCAGAATGGGCCCAAATATATGGACCCATTTTCTCATTTTACCTAGGGTCCCAGCTAAATGTAGTGGTGAATAATGCGGAACTTGCAAAAGAAGTTCTTAAAGATAATGACCAAAATTTGGCCAATAGGTTTAGAACAAAGCCACTTGATAATGTGAGTAAAAATGGGATGGATTTAATTTGGGCAGATTATGGACCTCATTATGtgaaagtaagaaaagtttgtAATCTTGAGCTTTTTACTCCAAAGAGAATTGAAGCACTTAGGCCTATTAGAGAAGATGAAGTTATTACCATGATTCAAAATATTTTCAAGGACAGTACTAAGCCTGGtatgtgaattttattttatttataacatGTATATAGTATGCTATTTAACATGTACCTACTTTTTAATATTTGTTTGCATGTTTATTTAAACTTCAGAATAAGTTAGGCttgacaaaaatgtctaaaaGTTACATATGACTCAAGTTTAGACATTTCTGGCTGAACTTCAGCTACATGTGCAAGAACTTTAGATAAATTGTGCCTGAACTTCAGTCgtatatatatgtttgaactTTAGCTATGTTACAAATCTTTAGACAACACATATCGAAAGTCGCAGTATGAGTTGAAAGGTTGTTCTAAAAATGAGTATTATTTGTGCAGTTTGGCCATTAAAATATGAGccaatttaaaaatctttttgacgTAGTTAATGTGTtaagaatgaaaattgaaaaaaagatagGAGCATCAATCATCATCATTTCTTCAATCAAATAATATTCAAAACCGTAATGAAAGgtgtttaattatataataatgatGTAAATGGAATTTCGTTAGtacttattaaatattattgggaAAGTCTTTTCTTTGTTCCAGTCAATAGGAGATAGAattgaattcttaaaaaaaatatttgtttggtaACTAATCCAAAAAGGCAGCAATACAATAATGAATATAATAGCCAAAGTATCTTAAATGGTGAATTCGTCTTTGTGCATGCATGCAGGCAATGTTAGTAAAGTTATTATGCTAAGGGGCCACTTGGGATCAGTAGCATTCAACAACATAACAAGGCTAACATTTGGAAAAAGATTTATGAACTCACAAGGTGAAGTTGATGCACAAGGTGAAGAGATCAAAGCCATTATAACTAATGGGATTAAAATGGCTGGAAAACCTAATTTGGGAGAATTTGTACCATGGCTACGTTGGGCATTTAAAGATGAAAATGAAGCACTTCAGGCACAAGACAGGCGTTTGGATACATTTACAAGAATTATAATGGAAGAACATACTATTGCTAGGAAAAAAACTGGGGAAACCAAACAACACTTTGTTGATGCTTTGCTTACCCTTCAGAAGGAGTATGATCTTAGTGATGACACTGTTATTAGCCTTTTTTGGGTAAGCATGTACACTAATGAAATTTAATGTTAATACAGTTGGTGTGCTtttatatcaataatttattaacgaTTATAATTTGTGTAGGATATGATGTCAGCAGGGATGGACACAGTTGCCATAACAGTTGAATGGGCCATGGCAGAACTAGTAAAGAATCCAAGGGTTCAACAAAAGGTCCAAGAAGAGCTGGACCGGGTTATCGGGTCGGATCGGATTGTAAGCGAAACAGATATCTCCAACCTCTCTTATCTACAACTTGTAGTCAAAGAATCTTTAAGGTTGCACCCTCCAACTCCACTTATGCTGCCTCATATGGCTGGTAAGTTTATgataatctatctatatatcaAAATGTTGAGCTCAGTTAAACCCGTTGCTTACGTGTTCTATTCGTCATTACAGGTAACGATGCCAAAGTGAGTGGTTACAACATTCCTAAAGGTTCAATAGTACATGTTAATGTTTGGAATTTGGGACGTGACCCAAAGATTTGGGAAGACCCTTTACAGTTTTGGCCAGAAAGATTCATGAAGGAGGATGTTGACATGAAGGGACATGATTATAGGTTATTACCATTTGGTGCTGGTAGACGTATATGTCCAGGAATGAACCTTGCAGTTAATTTGGTCACGTCTATGATAGCCCATTTGTTGCACCATTTTGTTTGGTCACTGCCTAATGGTGTTGAGGTTAAAGATGTTGACATGATGGAGAGTCCAGGCACAGTGACATACATGAGAACTCCATTACTTGTTGTTCCTACTCCTAGGTTGCCTCTACACTTGTACAAACATGTCGAATGAACATGTAACAtacatctttttatttatttatttttaactattaCATGCATGACGAATCATCAATGGTGTGAAAGATATCTACCAATACTACTAGATTATAAGTTACAATGATAATATGTagcattttttgttttttgcaTTGCTTATCCTTTGTGTTTTCAGCCAAGTTGCTACTTTACTTTCATGTATTATGAAGTTGTAGTAgctttttgaaataaaatgtatccattattttttattttgaagtacTAGAGAAATTTCAGTATACAAGTTtcctctatatttgtttttttgggataataatcaaattgaacttgaagacagtttattttagaatGTATATTTAGCCTTTCTAGTATCCAACATAAGGGCAAAATTGCAAgaaacaaacacacacacacacaatatatatatatatatatatatatatatatatgtatgtatgtatatatatatatatatatatatgtatgtatgtatatatatatatgtatatatttgtacaGGTATGGTGGCTTGACCTATATATCAATCAATGAGAAATTACAAAGCTGAGGGGAGTACATATAAGCTCGACCCTACAAGAAACTATACAAGTTTTACATAAATATACAAGCTTAATGTAAAAATAATAGCTTAGCATCTCAACTGGACTACTTACAAACAAAAATTCCAAATCCTCAGTAATACTccattttttaaagtatttacaATTTGATTAGCTACCTTTTGCAATGTCGAATCTCGAAAGTAATAACAGTTGATATATTTGCCAATGAAATATGTATTGAAGTTGTTGAGCCCGATTAAACAATATGTATGCCAATTACACTATGCATAATACAAAGATTATTatctataaattaaaaatggAATCTAAGTATCTAACAATAAAGATGCAAGAACCAAAGAAGACTAAAACACACAATTAAAAAACATTAGGTCCTTTTATCCAAAATATAGCAACCctaatcaataaaatcaaatttaaactgTTGATTAGGAGGACATGCACAAATCGAGAAATGATCGAATCATTCACATTCgagaaaaattaaaacaagaTCTATAACCCCGATTCCCCGAATCATTTAAGTACTTTTCAGCTTCAAAAGAAATGAAAGCGTCAACATATGCTTACAACACTTGATCGTATCGTAATAAATTTCTCGTCTTAAAAAACGGAAAAAAGAATTGTatatacaaactaaacttgaatGTTTATACTATAGACTAGGTAGAGTTTATGTAATATTGTGAAATATTTCCTTTTAATAGAAGAGTTTTATAGGTgaagttatttatttttactatttactatATATAAGAGGTGTGAATGTTGACCAGCTTGGGTCGTTCTGGCTGCTTCAGTTGTTAGTTTCAGCTGCTTCAAGTgtagttttactatatcacttctaattaattattataaattgtttaagtattataatattaacaatatttaataaaaagatagtTTTCAAAATGACTACTACGCTCCTCAAAatttcacttattattatttgCGAGGATTTTTTTTCGAGCTGCTTCAATCGttattttaatgtatcacctctaactaattattataaatcatttagttgttagaaaattaataatatttaataaaaaaataaagcagaCATTTCTGACATGTCCGCTTCAGCTGATTCAaccgttattttactatatcacttctaattaattatgataagtcatctaagtattaaaaaataatattaaaaaattatttaaatattaaaaaaattaataatatttaatgttaaattaacttgacgtcttatatgagatcaacttaatttttttcacaagtatttttttataataattttgttatatcacttctactTAGTTATTATAATTCGTTCAAGATATGTCTACTtcgctgtttcaatcgtgattttactatatcacttctaattaattattatgtctatctaagcattgtgtcacttaaattggaatagaagaaaaggtattataaatcacaataattaaaacttcaattatttttaaaatataattgattatcaatgccacaaaattttgaacaatgaaaataacatatattatttgaaatttacataaaatattttataaattacaatatttagcAACTTAAAATATCTTTACAAAATTAAACTATTATATATTCCAAAAgaatacgtaaaaaatattacagatcataatagttaacaacttaaaaaatttaaaagatataaaatatttgattgattcTAAAAATTATACTAGTGTAACTTAAATTAGAACAGTTAAAAGAATAATTGAATATCAACGCCTCAAAAGTTAGGGaaggagagtaacatgtattatttgaaaatcacataaaagattataaattacaatagttgacATCTTAAAgcatctaaaaaaataatttgttacatatttttaaaaaaatacttaaatgagcactataaatcacaataat
Coding sequences:
- the LOC107844024 gene encoding cytochrome P450 98A2, whose translation is MAFPLVLSLSIFLIFICYKLYNRLTAKLPPGPWPWPVIGNLYSITPVRFHCFAEWAQIYGPIFSFYLGSQLNVVVNNAELAKEVLKDNDQNLANRFRTKPLDNVSKNGMDLIWADYGPHYVKVRKVCNLELFTPKRIEALRPIREDEVITMIQNIFKDSTKPGNVSKVIMLRGHLGSVAFNNITRLTFGKRFMNSQGEVDAQGEEIKAIITNGIKMAGKPNLGEFVPWLRWAFKDENEALQAQDRRLDTFTRIIMEEHTIARKKTGETKQHFVDALLTLQKEYDLSDDTVISLFWDMMSAGMDTVAITVEWAMAELVKNPRVQQKVQEELDRVIGSDRIVSETDISNLSYLQLVVKESLRLHPPTPLMLPHMAGNDAKVSGYNIPKGSIVHVNVWNLGRDPKIWEDPLQFWPERFMKEDVDMKGHDYRLLPFGAGRRICPGMNLAVNLVTSMIAHLLHHFVWSLPNGVEVKDVDMMESPGTVTYMRTPLLVVPTPRLPLHLYKHVE